A single genomic interval of Helianthus annuus cultivar XRQ/B chromosome 13, HanXRQr2.0-SUNRISE, whole genome shotgun sequence harbors:
- the LOC110902957 gene encoding histone H2B, with amino-acid sequence MAPKKTVVKTTKKTLRETVQVSVVDQTTKTPIARDFSSKEKTEITTVQNDVETQVDDDGETQMDDDENDVVNPRETREIKIQDATPTPKKDEKKRKKPATRDTEKPKKIASVAGSEKRKKRRRKLGESGGGEGYKRYLHRVLKQVHPDLGISSKAMTIINNLMGDMFERLAEVAGRLAEVHKKMTLTSREIQAAVKLVLPGELGKHAIAEGSKAVTSYVSYGGGGGATRS; translated from the coding sequence atggCTCCGAAGAAAACCGTCGTGAAAACCACCAAAAAAACCTTACGAGAAACCGTCCAAGTTTCAGTAGTCGATCAAACCACCAAAACACCAATCGCTAGAGACTTTTCATCCAAAGAAAAAACCGAAATCACCACCGTTCAAAACGACGTCGAAACCCAAGTGGATGACGATGGTGAAACCCAAATGGATGACGACGAAAACGACGTCGTAAACCCACGAGAAACACGAGAAATCAAAATCCAAGACGCCACACCCACTCCGAAGAAAGACGAAAAAAAACGGAAGAAACCCGCCACCCGCGACACTGAAAAACCGAAGAAAATCGCGAGTGTCGCGGGTAgcgaaaagaggaagaagaggaggaGGAAGTTGGGGGAGAGTGGTGGGGGTGAAGGGTATAAAAGGTATTTGCATAGAGTGTTAAAGCAAGTGCATCCGGATTTAGGTATATCGTCGAAAGCGATGACGATAATCAACAATTTGATGGGGGATATGTTCGAGCGGCTGGCGGAGGTGGCGGGGCGGTTAGCGGAGGTCCATAAGAAGATGACGTTGACGTCGCGGGAGATTCAAGCGGCGGTGAAGTTGGTTTTGCCTGGAGAGCTTGGGAAGCATGCGATTGCAGAGGGGTCGAAAGCGGTTACGAGTTACGTGTCctacggtggtggtggtggtgcaacTAGATCTTAG